Proteins found in one Homalodisca vitripennis isolate AUS2020 chromosome 4, UT_GWSS_2.1, whole genome shotgun sequence genomic segment:
- the LOC124361489 gene encoding cAMP-dependent protein kinase catalytic subunit beta-like, which yields MTEEKTENENGKRELEEQATLEEVNNLMKQKKLTIQSPGQLIKKLQSIGPLEIADLNAFLVQAKIDFEYLYKDKTIFDFKISDFNIIRKLGRGGFGSVVLATMKNGDDGILYAIKVINKKAVIRQKIFASVYNEKRVLQSLNFPFVVYLKYFFVDYHYLYFVMPFVPGGDFSDYLATQTVLSEPHARFYVSQLILALEYLHYLGLIHRDVKPENIMIDSFGYIKLADFGLCTRCFGNDRAWTMAGTPLYMAPEIIMLKGYDCSVDWWALAILLYVMCSGDSPFHNKSTIKTYELIISCKYEVPTTFSKHLKQLLKRLLLFNPDMRIANSKKGAKEIKAHHWFESTDWLKILNRTIEAPYIPDISGQEPQ from the coding sequence atgacagaagaaaaaacagaaaatgaaaatgGTAAGAGGGAATTGGAAGAACAAGCCACTTTGGAAGAAGTTAACAATCTGATGAAACAGAAAAAGCTTACCATACAGAGCCCTGGGCAACTGATTAAGAAACTGCAGAGCATTGGGCCCTTGGAAATAGCTGATTTGAATGCATTTTTGGTCCAGGCTAAGATTGATTTTGAATACTTATACAAAGACAAaactatttttgattttaaaatatcagacTTCAACATAATCCGAAAGTTGGGCCGTGGGGGCTTTGGAAGTGTAGTTCTTGCTACGATGAAGAATGGTGATGATGGTATACTTTATGCAATCAAGGTTATTAATAAGAAAGCAGTAATAAGACAAAAGATTTTTGCAAGTGTTTATAATGAAAAACGAGTTCTTCAGAGTCTCAACTTTCCTTttgttgtgtatttaaaatatttttttgttgattatcACTATTTGTATTTTGTGATGCCATTTGTACCCGGTGGGGATTTTTCCGACTATCTCGCTACACAGACAGTACTGAGTGAACCGCACGCCAGGTTTTATGTGAGTCAGCTTATTTTGGCTTTGGAGTATTTGCACTATTTAGGGCTGATACATAGGGATGTAAAACCAGAAAACATAATGATTGACTCATTTGGATACATAAAACTTGCAGACTTTGGTCTTTGCACGAGATGTTTTGGAAATGATAGAGCGTGGACTATGGCAGGAACACCACTCTACATGGCTCCTGAGATCATTATGTTAAAGGGATATGATTGTTCTGTAGACTGGTGGGCTTTGGCAATATTACTTTACGTAATGTGTTCAGGAGATTCTCCGTTCCACAATAAAAGTACTATTAAGACATATGAACTTATTATATCTTGTAAATACGAAGTGCCAACAACATTCAGCAAACATTTGAAACAGTTACTTAAAAGGTTATTACTGTTTAACCCTGATATGCGAATAGCCAATAGTAAAAAGGGTGCCAAAGAAATTAAAGCACATCATTGGTTTGAAAGCACTGACTGGTTAAAAATTCTTAATCGCACAATTGAAGCCCCTTATATTCCAGATATATCTGGCCAAGAACCTCAATGA